In Leisingera sp. NJS204, the following are encoded in one genomic region:
- a CDS encoding RelA/SpoT family protein, giving the protein MNSPDISAGDLLALVRNYNPKTNADRIAEAFAFGEQMHEGQYRHSGEPYFTHPVAVAAILTEQRLDDATIITALLHDTIEDTKASYEEVTRRFGDEVAMLVDGVTKLTNLQLSSRETKQAENFRKLFMAMSKDLRVILVKLADRLHNMRTIKAMRPEKQAQKARETMDIYAPLAGRMGMQWMREELEDLAFRVLNAEGRQSIIRRFVTLQRETGDVIHRITGDMRLELEKTGIEAEVFGRAKKPYSIWRKMQAKDQGFSRLSDIYGFRVITLSEEDAYRALGAIHQRWRAVPGRFKDYISQPKSNGYRSIHTTVSGRDGKRVEVQIRTRQMHDVAETGVAAHWSYRDGVRTENPFAVDPAKWIASLTEQFDAEDDHDEFLEAVKLEMYSDQVFCFTPKGDVIKLPKGATPIDFAYAIHTRIGHACVGAKVDGIRVPLWTRLRNGQSVDVITAEGQTPQVSWLEIATTGKARTAIRRALREADRARFVKLGHELARSAFEHVGKKATDKALETAARALRAGGVNELLARLGAAEITAHDVVQSVYPELTTTGDGDEISPRRAVVGLEPGQSFERAPCCQPLPGERIIGITYRGRGVVVHSADCDKLGEFEDQPERWMDVQWHSGTHPAAYGTTLELTIGNDAGVLGRICTLIGEKKANISDLEFVDRKPDFYRLMINVELRDVEQLHSLMLTLEAESDVAAVARFRNKPEERHFPG; this is encoded by the coding sequence ATGAACTCCCCCGATATTTCCGCTGGAGATCTGCTTGCTCTGGTCCGCAACTACAACCCAAAGACAAATGCGGACAGGATTGCTGAAGCTTTTGCATTCGGCGAGCAGATGCATGAAGGGCAATACCGCCATTCGGGCGAACCCTATTTCACGCATCCGGTGGCCGTTGCCGCCATCCTGACCGAACAGCGCCTGGATGATGCAACAATCATCACCGCGCTTTTGCATGACACCATCGAAGACACCAAGGCCTCTTACGAGGAGGTAACCCGCCGTTTTGGCGATGAGGTGGCGATGCTGGTCGATGGCGTCACCAAGCTGACCAATCTGCAGCTCAGCAGCCGCGAGACCAAGCAGGCTGAAAACTTCCGCAAGCTGTTCATGGCAATGTCCAAGGACCTGCGGGTGATCCTGGTCAAGCTCGCCGACCGGCTGCACAACATGCGCACAATCAAGGCGATGCGCCCGGAAAAGCAGGCCCAGAAGGCGCGCGAGACGATGGACATCTATGCGCCGCTGGCGGGCCGCATGGGGATGCAGTGGATGCGCGAAGAGCTGGAGGATCTGGCCTTCCGCGTGCTCAACGCCGAAGGGCGTCAGTCGATCATCCGCCGCTTTGTGACCCTGCAGCGCGAAACAGGCGATGTGATCCACCGGATTACCGGCGACATGCGGCTGGAGCTGGAAAAGACCGGGATCGAGGCCGAAGTGTTCGGCCGCGCCAAGAAGCCCTATTCGATCTGGCGCAAGATGCAGGCCAAGGATCAGGGCTTTTCGCGGCTCTCTGATATCTACGGTTTCCGGGTAATCACCCTGTCGGAAGAGGACGCCTACCGCGCGCTGGGCGCCATCCACCAGCGCTGGCGGGCGGTGCCGGGCCGGTTCAAGGATTACATCAGCCAGCCGAAATCCAATGGCTACCGCTCAATCCACACCACAGTGTCGGGCCGCGACGGCAAGCGGGTTGAGGTGCAGATCCGCACCCGGCAGATGCACGATGTGGCCGAAACCGGGGTTGCGGCGCATTGGTCTTACCGCGACGGTGTGCGGACGGAGAACCCCTTTGCCGTGGATCCGGCCAAGTGGATCGCCTCGCTGACCGAGCAATTCGACGCCGAGGATGATCACGATGAATTCCTCGAGGCGGTGAAGCTCGAGATGTATTCGGACCAGGTGTTCTGCTTCACGCCAAAGGGCGATGTGATCAAACTGCCGAAAGGTGCGACGCCGATCGACTTTGCCTATGCCATCCACACCCGCATCGGCCATGCCTGCGTCGGCGCCAAGGTAGACGGGATCCGGGTGCCGCTGTGGACCCGGCTGCGCAATGGCCAGTCTGTGGATGTGATCACCGCCGAGGGCCAGACCCCGCAGGTCAGCTGGCTGGAGATTGCCACCACCGGCAAGGCCCGCACTGCGATCCGCCGCGCCCTGCGCGAAGCGGACCGGGCGCGGTTTGTGAAGCTGGGCCATGAACTGGCGCGCTCGGCTTTTGAACATGTCGGCAAGAAAGCCACCGACAAAGCGTTGGAAACCGCAGCGCGCGCCTTGCGGGCAGGCGGGGTGAATGAGCTGCTGGCGCGGCTTGGCGCGGCAGAGATCACCGCGCATGACGTGGTGCAATCGGTTTATCCGGAACTGACCACCACTGGCGATGGCGACGAAATCTCTCCGCGCCGCGCGGTGGTCGGCCTGGAGCCGGGTCAAAGCTTTGAGCGGGCACCCTGCTGCCAGCCGCTGCCGGGTGAGCGCATCATTGGTATTACCTACCGCGGCCGCGGGGTTGTCGTGCATTCTGCGGATTGCGACAAGCTGGGCGAGTTTGAGGACCAGCCGGAACGCTGGATGGATGTGCAATGGCATAGCGGCACCCACCCGGCGGCTTATGGCACCACGCTTGAACTGACCATTGGCAATGACGCCGGTGTGCTGGGGCGCATTTGCACATTGATTGGCGAGAAAAAGGCCAATATCTCGGACCTTGAATTTGTCGACAGGAAACCAGACTTTTACCGGCTTATGATCAATGTGGAGCTGCGGGATGTGGAACAGCTGCACTCGCTGATGCTGACGCTTGAAGCCGAAAGCGATGTTGCCGCGGTGGCGCGGTTCCGGAACAAGCCGGAAGAACGCCATTTTCCGGGATAA
- a CDS encoding LabA-like NYN domain-containing protein, whose translation MFYKDERLALFIDGSNLYAAAKALGFDIDYKLLRQEFMRRGKLLRAFYYTALLENDEYSPIRPLVDWLHYNGFTMVTKPAKEYTDSMGRRKVKGNMDIELTVDAMELAPRVDHIVLFSGDGDFRPLIASLQRQGVRVSVVSTIRSQPPMISDDLRRQADNFIELEELRDVIGRPPREQSEPRSATAAHG comes from the coding sequence ATGTTTTATAAAGACGAACGGCTTGCGCTGTTCATAGACGGGTCGAACCTGTACGCCGCAGCTAAGGCGCTTGGGTTTGACATCGACTATAAGCTTTTGCGGCAGGAATTCATGCGCCGCGGCAAGCTTCTGCGGGCCTTTTATTACACTGCCCTGCTGGAGAATGACGAGTATTCACCGATCCGCCCGTTGGTCGACTGGCTGCATTACAATGGCTTCACCATGGTCACCAAACCGGCCAAGGAATACACCGACAGCATGGGCCGCCGCAAAGTCAAAGGCAACATGGATATCGAGCTTACCGTCGATGCCATGGAATTGGCCCCGCGGGTGGATCATATCGTGCTGTTCTCAGGCGATGGCGATTTCCGGCCGCTGATTGCCAGCCTGCAGCGCCAGGGCGTGCGTGTCTCGGTGGTGTCTACCATCCGCAGCCAGCCGCCTATGATCTCGGACGATCTGCGCCGCCAGGCTGACAATTTCATCGAGCTGGAAGAACTGCGCGATGTCATCGGCCGCCCGCCGCGCGAGCAAAGCGAACCGCGTTCAGCGACCGCTGCGCACGGCTAA
- the lepB gene encoding signal peptidase I yields MTAKAKTSSSIIETIKTIVYALLIAGVFRTLFFQPFWIPSGSMKETLLIGDFLFVNKMAYGYSYASCPSVRIPAVGLNIDAKNICGFLDGDNNRLMGSQPERGDVVVFRHPVNSNDFIKRLIGLPGDKIQMKNGVLFINGEPVKLQDAGQFAEVMERQGPQGSFPRCENAPVGQGAVCNKSRKLETLPGGNEHIVLNITNQGMDHTGVYQVPEGHYFFMGDNRDNSSDSRLPQSAGGVGFVPFENLIGRADRIMFSSAGRSMLYFWTWRSDRFFKGIQ; encoded by the coding sequence ATGACGGCCAAAGCAAAGACCAGCAGTTCGATCATCGAGACGATAAAGACCATCGTCTATGCGCTGCTGATCGCCGGTGTCTTCCGCACCCTGTTTTTCCAGCCCTTCTGGATCCCCTCCGGATCGATGAAAGAGACCCTGCTGATCGGGGATTTCCTGTTCGTGAACAAGATGGCCTATGGCTATTCTTACGCGTCCTGCCCCAGCGTGCGCATCCCTGCTGTTGGCCTCAACATCGACGCCAAGAACATCTGCGGCTTCCTGGACGGCGACAACAACCGTTTGATGGGCAGCCAGCCTGAGCGCGGCGATGTGGTGGTGTTCCGCCATCCGGTCAACAGCAATGACTTCATCAAACGGCTGATCGGTCTGCCGGGCGACAAGATTCAGATGAAGAACGGCGTGCTGTTCATCAACGGCGAACCGGTCAAACTGCAGGACGCGGGCCAGTTCGCGGAAGTGATGGAACGCCAGGGGCCGCAGGGTTCCTTCCCGCGATGTGAAAACGCGCCGGTGGGCCAGGGTGCTGTCTGCAATAAATCGCGCAAACTGGAAACCCTGCCGGGCGGCAATGAGCATATTGTGCTTAACATCACCAATCAGGGCATGGATCATACCGGCGTTTATCAGGTGCCGGAAGGCCACTATTTCTTTATGGGCGACAACCGGGACAATTCCTCGGACAGCCGCTTGCCGCAGTCTGCCGGCGGCGTGGGTTTCGTTCCGTTTGAAAACCTGATCGGCCGGGCCGACCGGATCATGTTCTCCTCAGCCGGGCGGTCCATGCTCTACTTCTGGACCTGGCGGAGCGACCGTTTCTTCAAGGGGATCCAGTGA
- a CDS encoding ABZJ_00895 family protein has translation MPVNLIRYGLLWMAASVAMLLLGLVLAQFGVGLPAGLATVLPPMFAAVLEGIRIADSTRAPLAGKTAWINAAAMTGVVAVLTIIQLPLYWNSPMVAEARETIPIVFLAGIFLLLLAVILMVNRLFLAHGIKLGLKRLEE, from the coding sequence ATGCCAGTCAATCTGATCCGCTACGGGCTGCTGTGGATGGCGGCCTCAGTCGCGATGCTTTTGCTGGGATTGGTGCTTGCACAGTTCGGGGTCGGTTTGCCGGCCGGGCTGGCAACGGTTCTGCCGCCGATGTTTGCTGCGGTTCTTGAAGGGATCCGAATTGCCGATTCAACCCGGGCGCCGCTGGCAGGTAAAACGGCCTGGATCAACGCTGCGGCGATGACCGGGGTGGTGGCCGTGCTGACCATCATTCAGCTGCCGCTCTACTGGAACTCGCCAATGGTCGCCGAGGCGCGGGAGACCATTCCAATTGTTTTCCTGGCCGGAATTTTCCTGCTGCTTCTGGCAGTCATCCTGATGGTCAATCGCCTGTTTTTGGCACATGGCATCAAGCTGGGGTTGAAGCGGTTGGAAGAATGA
- the ispH gene encoding 4-hydroxy-3-methylbut-2-enyl diphosphate reductase — MTKPALTLYLAAPRGFCAGVDRAIKIVEMAIGKWGAPVYVRHEIVHNKFVVDSLRDKGAVFVEELDECPDDRPVIFSAHGVPKSVPAEAGRREMVYVDATCPLVSKVHIEAQRHAEAGLQMIMIGHKGHPETIGTMGQLPDGEVLLVETVEDVAAVEVRDSDQLAYVTQTTLSVDDTKGIVAALHQRFPNITGPHKEDICYATTNRQEAVKSVAPKADALLVVGAPNSSNSRRLVEVGAKNGCDYAQLVQRADNIDWRALEGIRSVAITAGASAPELLVNEVIDAFRGRYDVTVEVVETAVETVEFKVPKVLRETA; from the coding sequence ATGACCAAGCCAGCCCTGACACTCTACCTTGCTGCGCCGCGCGGCTTTTGCGCCGGAGTGGACCGCGCCATCAAGATTGTCGAAATGGCGATCGGTAAATGGGGGGCGCCGGTCTATGTGCGCCACGAAATCGTGCACAACAAATTCGTCGTCGACTCGTTGCGCGACAAGGGCGCGGTGTTTGTCGAGGAGCTGGACGAATGCCCTGATGACCGCCCGGTGATCTTTTCCGCCCACGGGGTTCCGAAATCAGTCCCGGCTGAGGCCGGCCGCCGCGAAATGGTCTATGTCGATGCCACCTGCCCGCTGGTCTCCAAGGTGCATATCGAGGCCCAGCGCCACGCCGAAGCCGGCCTGCAGATGATCATGATCGGCCACAAGGGCCACCCTGAAACCATCGGCACCATGGGACAGCTGCCCGACGGCGAGGTGCTGCTGGTGGAAACCGTCGAGGACGTGGCCGCGGTGGAGGTTCGCGACTCGGATCAGCTGGCCTATGTCACCCAGACCACCCTGTCGGTCGATGACACCAAGGGCATCGTGGCAGCATTGCACCAGCGGTTCCCGAACATTACCGGCCCGCACAAGGAAGACATCTGCTACGCCACCACCAACCGCCAGGAGGCGGTGAAGTCGGTGGCGCCCAAAGCAGACGCTCTGTTGGTGGTCGGGGCGCCGAACTCCTCGAATTCCCGCCGCCTGGTCGAGGTCGGCGCCAAAAACGGCTGCGATTACGCCCAACTGGTGCAACGCGCGGACAACATCGACTGGCGCGCGCTGGAGGGCATCCGCTCGGTTGCCATCACCGCCGGCGCCTCGGCCCCGGAACTGCTGGTCAACGAAGTGATCGACGCCTTCCGCGGCCGCTACGACGTGACGGTCGAGGTAGTGGAAACCGCTGTCGAAACCGTGGAATTCAAGGTGCCCAAGGTGTTGCGCGAAACCGCCTGA
- the rpoZ gene encoding DNA-directed RNA polymerase subunit omega: MARVTVEDCVDKVPNRFELVMLAAHRAREISAGAPITVDRDNDKNPVVSLREIADETQSADDLRERLIEGNQTQIEVDEPEEDSMALLMGADHDKPADDDMSEEKLLRALMEAQGQG, encoded by the coding sequence ATGGCCCGCGTGACGGTTGAAGATTGCGTAGACAAGGTGCCCAACCGCTTTGAGCTGGTGATGCTGGCAGCGCATCGCGCCCGCGAAATCTCGGCTGGAGCCCCAATCACTGTGGACCGCGACAACGACAAAAACCCGGTCGTTTCCTTGCGTGAAATCGCTGACGAGACTCAAAGCGCAGACGATCTGCGCGAGCGTCTGATCGAAGGCAACCAGACTCAAATCGAAGTCGATGAGCCGGAAGAAGATTCGATGGCTCTGCTGATGGGCGCGGATCACGACAAGCCCGCCGATGACGATATGTCTGAAGAGAAACTGCTGCGCGCGCTGATGGAGGCCCAGGGCCAGGGCTGA
- a CDS encoding pyridoxine 5'-phosphate synthase, with protein sequence MTQNKLRLGVNIDHVATVRNARGGAYPDPVRAAKLAEEAGADGITAHLREDRRHITDADIDGLMEALTVPLNFEMAATEEMQQIALRHKPHAVCIVPEKREERTTEGGLEVAREENRLAHYIAPLRDAGCRVSIFIAADKMQIEAAHRIGAEVIELHTGAYCDYHAEGKAEDRDRELEALREMSAFAHSLGLEVHAGHGLTYETVKPVAAFPEVKELNIGHFLIGEAVFRGLTPAVQEMRRLMDDARG encoded by the coding sequence ATGACACAGAACAAATTGCGCCTGGGCGTGAACATTGACCATGTTGCCACCGTGCGCAACGCCCGCGGCGGTGCCTATCCGGACCCGGTCCGCGCCGCGAAGCTGGCCGAGGAGGCTGGCGCAGACGGGATCACGGCGCACCTGCGCGAAGACCGCCGCCATATCACTGATGCAGATATCGACGGGTTGATGGAAGCGCTGACCGTGCCGCTGAATTTCGAGATGGCAGCGACCGAGGAAATGCAGCAGATCGCCTTGCGCCACAAGCCGCACGCGGTTTGCATCGTGCCGGAAAAACGCGAGGAACGCACCACTGAAGGCGGGCTCGAAGTCGCCCGTGAAGAAAACCGTCTGGCCCATTACATCGCGCCCTTGCGCGATGCGGGCTGCCGGGTGTCGATCTTCATTGCGGCTGACAAAATGCAGATCGAAGCCGCGCACCGGATCGGTGCCGAGGTGATCGAACTGCACACGGGCGCCTATTGCGACTATCACGCCGAGGGCAAGGCCGAGGACCGCGACCGCGAACTGGAAGCACTGCGCGAGATGTCCGCGTTTGCCCATTCGCTGGGGCTGGAAGTGCATGCAGGTCATGGCCTCACCTATGAAACAGTAAAGCCGGTGGCGGCCTTTCCCGAGGTGAAGGAGCTGAATATCGGCCACTTCCTGATCGGCGAGGCGGTCTTCCGCGGGCTGACCCCTGCAGTGCAGGAAATGCGCCGGCTGATGGATGATGCACGGGGGTAA
- the acpS gene encoding holo-ACP synthase yields MILGVGTDLANIERIQRTLDRFGDRFRNRVFTETEQKKAERRRDVAGTYAKRWAAKEACSKALGTGLRMGIAWKDMAVTNLRTGQPVMHVTGWAAERLREMTPPAHEAVIHVTLTDDHPWAQAFVVIEARPIPANPAELPAGT; encoded by the coding sequence ATGATCCTGGGTGTTGGAACCGATCTCGCCAATATCGAGCGCATCCAGCGCACGCTGGACCGTTTCGGCGACAGGTTCCGCAACCGGGTTTTCACCGAAACCGAACAGAAGAAGGCCGAACGCCGCCGCGACGTGGCGGGCACCTATGCCAAACGCTGGGCCGCCAAGGAGGCCTGTTCCAAGGCGCTGGGTACCGGCCTGCGCATGGGGATTGCCTGGAAGGACATGGCAGTTACCAATCTGCGCACCGGCCAGCCGGTGATGCATGTGACCGGCTGGGCCGCCGAACGTCTGCGCGAGATGACGCCTCCTGCCCATGAGGCTGTGATCCACGTGACACTGACTGATGATCACCCCTGGGCGCAGGCCTTTGTGGTGATTGAGGCGCGTCCTATCCCCGCGAACCCGGCGGAATTGCCCGCCGGAACTTGA
- the rnc gene encoding ribonuclease III, translating to MKLSKELRAFEDRIGHRFARPDLLQRAVTHASVSSPNRKDNQRLEFLGDRVLGLVMATALLEHDKTATEGQLAPRFNALVRKEACADVAAEIDLGEVLKLGRSEMMSGGRRKQALLGDAMEAVIAAVYKDAGFEAAAEMILRLWGRRVHQVESDARDAKTSLQEWAQARGQKPPAYVEVSRSGPDHAPVFTIAARLQDGTEAQATAGSKRQAEQAAAKALLEQLG from the coding sequence GTGAAGCTGTCCAAGGAATTGCGCGCGTTTGAAGACCGGATCGGGCATCGCTTTGCCCGCCCCGACCTGTTGCAGCGCGCCGTGACCCACGCGTCTGTGTCCTCGCCCAACCGCAAAGACAACCAGCGGCTGGAATTCCTGGGCGACAGGGTTCTGGGGCTGGTGATGGCAACGGCTCTGCTGGAGCATGACAAGACCGCCACCGAGGGCCAGCTGGCGCCGCGTTTCAATGCGCTGGTGCGCAAAGAAGCCTGCGCTGATGTTGCCGCTGAAATCGATCTGGGCGAAGTGCTGAAACTGGGCCGGTCGGAGATGATGTCGGGTGGCCGGCGCAAGCAGGCGCTGCTGGGTGACGCGATGGAGGCGGTGATTGCTGCAGTCTACAAAGATGCAGGCTTTGAGGCCGCAGCAGAGATGATCCTGCGTCTGTGGGGCCGCCGTGTTCATCAGGTCGAAAGCGACGCGCGCGACGCCAAAACCTCGCTGCAGGAATGGGCACAGGCACGCGGACAGAAACCGCCGGCCTATGTCGAAGTGTCCCGCAGCGGCCCGGATCACGCACCGGTCTTCACTATCGCAGCGCGGCTGCAGGACGGCACCGAAGCACAAGCCACCGCAGGCTCTAAGCGGCAGGCCGAACAGGCCGCCGCCAAAGCTCTGCTGGAACAGCTCGGCTGA
- a CDS encoding DUF2062 domain-containing protein — protein sequence MVFRRRDRRPPLRALANFLWPRGGWGRAFLYVKHRVRRLPDSPERIARGIWAGVFTTFTPFYGLHFLVAAIVSRLMNGNILASLSATFFGNPLTYVPIGVASLQTGHWILGTEFDEEVDKSLVGKFMAAGGDLKDNLIALFNDRPADWQGLYLFYNEVFYPYMIGGIIPGIITATVCYVLSLPVIRVYQQRRRSKIKAKFEAIKQRAEVGTDA from the coding sequence TTGGTATTCAGGCGCCGGGACAGACGTCCGCCCCTCCGGGCGCTGGCGAATTTTCTCTGGCCGCGCGGCGGCTGGGGAAGGGCGTTCCTGTATGTAAAGCACCGGGTGCGGCGTCTGCCCGATTCGCCCGAGCGCATCGCCCGCGGCATCTGGGCCGGAGTGTTCACCACCTTCACGCCTTTTTACGGGCTGCATTTTCTTGTGGCGGCGATCGTTTCCCGGCTGATGAACGGAAATATTCTTGCCTCGCTCAGTGCCACCTTCTTTGGCAACCCGCTGACCTATGTGCCGATCGGAGTGGCCTCGCTGCAGACCGGGCATTGGATCCTGGGCACCGAGTTCGACGAGGAAGTCGACAAATCCCTGGTTGGCAAATTCATGGCAGCCGGCGGCGACCTGAAGGACAACCTGATTGCGCTGTTCAACGACCGGCCCGCCGATTGGCAGGGCCTGTATTTGTTCTACAACGAAGTGTTCTACCCTTACATGATCGGCGGCATCATCCCGGGCATTATCACGGCCACGGTCTGCTATGTGCTAAGCCTTCCGGTGATCCGCGTCTACCAGCAGCGCCGGCGGTCCAAGATCAAGGCCAAGTTCGAGGCAATCAAACAACGGGCAGAAGTCGGGACTGACGCCTGA
- the folK gene encoding 2-amino-4-hydroxy-6-hydroxymethyldihydropteridine diphosphokinase, which yields MAGNRKTSLIALGGNLPVEADAPQATLSKALAALQSDDVVLRCISRFFQTPCFPAGAGPDYVNAAVTVETSLSARALLARLHEIEAQFARVRQQRWGMRTLDLDLIDHGGAVLPDAEGFARWQGLPLETQMQEAPGQLILPHPRIQDRAFVLVPLCDIAPRWRHPVLQKTAAGLLAELPPEDVAEVTPLQDA from the coding sequence ATGGCCGGAAACCGGAAAACGTCGCTCATCGCGCTTGGCGGCAACCTGCCTGTTGAGGCAGATGCGCCGCAAGCCACCTTGTCAAAGGCTCTTGCCGCTTTGCAATCGGATGATGTTGTGCTGCGCTGCATCTCGCGGTTCTTTCAGACGCCCTGTTTCCCGGCAGGGGCGGGGCCGGATTATGTGAACGCCGCGGTTACGGTTGAGACGTCTTTGTCCGCGCGCGCGCTGCTGGCGCGCTTGCATGAGATTGAAGCGCAGTTCGCGCGGGTGCGCCAGCAGCGCTGGGGGATGCGTACGCTTGATCTGGATCTGATCGACCATGGCGGCGCGGTGCTGCCGGACGCGGAGGGGTTTGCCCGCTGGCAGGGGCTGCCGCTGGAGACCCAGATGCAGGAGGCGCCAGGGCAGCTGATCCTGCCGCATCCGCGCATTCAGGACCGCGCCTTTGTGCTGGTGCCGCTTTGCGATATTGCCCCGCGCTGGCGCCACCCGGTGCTGCAGAAAACTGCCGCCGGGCTGCTGGCGGAATTGCCACCGGAAGATGTGGCAGAGGTCACGCCGTTGCAGGACGCGTGA
- a CDS encoding multicopper oxidase family protein, with product MRRRDFLLGSAATAGVMGAASWGSARSTVQQLTIQTARFAFRERPTDGLVSLSPDAPPPVLYGTQGAPMRLRVVNGTEDYTAMHWHGLRIANAMDGVPYLTQMPIAGGESFEYDFTPPDAGTYWYHPHCMTMAQMAHGLTGVMVIREAEDPGFDSDQVINLRDFRLDGNGGFLPYYTARGAARSGTHGNVLTANWLQAPVYDHPTGGLVRLRVVNSDTTRIYKLHLSTGQARIIAWDGHPVEIDVPLPSVDEPLLIGPGQRVDFAVRMPASEGQTADLLAELPGQPTRTMAQLRSVGANQKRDLRDLKPLAANPVSRPDLSSAEMLDFVFGWTPEGGPPNDGYCGSLGYSFWSINRTPWAGDAAKGTGPLATLKRGKSYVLRLRNESPNLHPIHLHGLAFVPIRSNLRRLPPLVTDTMLLLKDEVAEIALVADNPGDWAFHCHVIEHQKTGLAGYIRVT from the coding sequence ATGAGACGCCGTGATTTTCTGCTTGGGTCTGCTGCGACGGCAGGGGTGATGGGCGCCGCGTCCTGGGGCAGCGCTCGCAGCACCGTACAGCAGCTGACCATCCAGACCGCCCGTTTTGCATTTCGCGAAAGACCTACAGACGGGCTGGTGAGCCTGTCGCCGGATGCGCCGCCGCCGGTTCTTTACGGAACCCAGGGCGCCCCCATGCGCCTGCGGGTGGTCAACGGCACCGAAGATTACACCGCGATGCACTGGCACGGGCTGCGGATCGCCAACGCAATGGACGGGGTGCCTTATCTGACCCAAATGCCGATCGCAGGCGGCGAGTCGTTTGAGTATGATTTCACCCCGCCGGATGCCGGCACCTACTGGTATCACCCGCATTGCATGACCATGGCGCAGATGGCGCATGGACTCACCGGGGTAATGGTAATCAGGGAAGCAGAGGACCCCGGTTTCGACAGTGATCAGGTGATCAACCTGCGCGACTTCCGGCTGGATGGGAATGGCGGCTTCCTGCCTTACTACACCGCCCGCGGCGCGGCCCGCAGCGGAACCCACGGCAATGTGCTGACCGCGAACTGGCTGCAGGCGCCGGTTTATGATCATCCCACGGGCGGGCTGGTGCGGTTGCGGGTGGTGAACAGCGACACCACACGGATCTACAAGCTGCACCTCAGCACCGGTCAGGCAAGGATTATCGCTTGGGATGGGCATCCCGTAGAAATTGACGTTCCCCTGCCGTCTGTTGACGAACCGCTGCTGATCGGCCCCGGCCAGCGGGTGGATTTCGCGGTGCGGATGCCAGCAAGCGAGGGGCAGACGGCGGATCTGCTGGCAGAACTGCCAGGACAGCCCACCCGCACCATGGCGCAGCTGAGGTCCGTTGGAGCTAATCAAAAACGGGACCTGCGGGATCTGAAGCCGCTGGCTGCCAACCCCGTTTCACGTCCAGACCTTTCAAGCGCCGAGATGCTCGACTTCGTCTTTGGCTGGACGCCAGAGGGCGGGCCGCCGAATGACGGCTATTGCGGTTCCTTGGGATACAGTTTCTGGTCGATCAACCGCACGCCCTGGGCCGGAGATGCGGCCAAGGGCACCGGGCCGCTGGCGACCCTGAAACGCGGCAAAAGCTATGTGCTGCGGCTGAGGAATGAATCGCCGAACCTGCATCCGATCCACCTGCACGGGCTGGCCTTTGTCCCGATCCGCTCAAACTTGCGCAGGCTGCCGCCGCTGGTGACCGATACCATGCTGCTGCTGAAGGATGAGGTGGCCGAGATTGCGCTGGTCGCCGACAATCCCGGCGACTGGGCGTTCCACTGCCATGTGATCGAACATCAGAAAACCGGTCTCGCGGGCTATATCCGCGTGACCTGA